Proteins co-encoded in one Odontesthes bonariensis isolate fOdoBon6 chromosome 24, fOdoBon6.hap1, whole genome shotgun sequence genomic window:
- the elp3 gene encoding elongator complex protein 3 — translation MGKPKKKSDLSRAELMMMTIADVIKQLVEAHEEGKDINLNKVKTKTSAKYGLEAQPRLVDIIAAVPPQYRRALVPKLKAKPIRTASGIAVVAVMCKPHRCPHISFTGNICVYCPGGPDSDFEYSTQSYTGYEPTSMRAIRARYDPYLQTRHRVEQLKQLGHSVDKVEFIVMGGTFMALPEEYRDYFIRNLHDALSGHTSNNVAEAVRYSERSNTKCVGITIETRPDYCLKRHLSDMLSYGCTRLEIGVQSVYEDVARDTNRGHTVRAVCESFHLAKDAGFKVVAHMMPDLPNVGMERDVEQFIEFFENPAFRPDGLKLYPTLVIRGTGLYELWKTGRYKSYTPSALVDLVARILALVPPWTRVYRVQRDIPMPLVSSGVEHGNLRELALSRMKDMGTECRDVRTREVGIQEIHHKVRPYQVELVRRDYVANGSWETFLSYEDPEQDILIGLLRLRRCSPQSFRPELKGGVSIVRELHVYGSVVPVSSRDPSKFQHQGFGMMLMEEAERIARDEHGSGKLTVISGVGTRNYYRKMGYELQGPYMVKDLYGPGMD, via the exons ATGGGGAAGCCAAAGAAAAAGA GTGACCTCAGCAGAGCTGAGCTGATGATGATGACCATCGCTGATGTCATAAAGCAGCTGGTCGAAGCCCACGAAGAGGGCAAAGACATCAATCTCAACAA GGTGAAGACTAAGACCTCAGCTAAATATGGACTTGAAGCCCAGCCTCGTTTGGTGGATATCATTGCAGCTGTTCCACCGCAATATCGTCGTGCTCTGGTTCCCAAACTCAAAGCAAAACCCATTCGCACTGCCAGCGGG ATCGCAGTTGTGGCTGTGATGTGCAAACCTCATCGATGCCCTCACATCAGCTTTACAGGAAACATCTGTGT CTACTGTCCTGGTGGACCAGACTCAGATTTTGAGTACTCCACACAATCTTACACAGGCTATGAG CCAACCTCCATGAGAGCAATCCGAGCTCGCTATGACCCCTATCTTCAGACCAGACACCGAGTCGAGCAG CTGAAGCAGCTGGGTCACAGTGTCGACAAAGTAGAGTTCATCGTCATGGGTGGGACCTTCATGGCTCTGCCTGAAGAGTACAGAGACTACTTCATCAGGAACCTCCATGACGCCCTGTCAGGACACACCTCCAACAATGTAGCCGAGGCCGTCAG GTACTCCGAGCGCAGCAATACCAAATGTGTAGGAATCACTATAGAGACGCGGCCAGATTATTGCCTGAAGCGCCACCTCAGTGACATGCTGAGCTACGGCTGCACCCGGCTGGAGATAGGAGTCCAGAGTGTTTATGAAGATGTGGCCCGCGACACCAACAG AGGGCACACAGTACGAGCTGTGTGTGAATCTTTCCACCTGGCAAAGGACGCCGGCTTCAAAGTGGTCGCACACATGATGCCAGACCTGCCGAATGTGGGCATGGAGAGGGATGTGGAGCAGTTTATC GAGTTTTTTGAGAATCCGGCATTCAGGCCCGATGGTTTGAAGCTCTACCCAACCCTTGTAATCCGCGGTACAGGTCTGTATGAGCTGTGGAAGACGGGGCGGTACAAGAGTTACACGCCGAGTGCTCTGGTGGACCTGGTGGCCAGAATTTTGGCGCTGGTGCCACCCTGGACACGAGTGTACCGGGTGCAGAG GGACATCCCCATGCCACTGGTTAGCTCTGGGGTGGAACACGGCAACCTGAGAGAGCTGGCGCTCTCCAGGATGAAGGACATGGGCACTGAG TGTCGGGATGTGAGAACACGAGAAGTGGGCATTCAGGAGATCCACCACAAAGTCAGGCCTTACCAG GTGGAGCTTGTGAGGAGGGACTATGTTGCCAACGGCAGCTGGGAGACCTTCCTGTCCTACGAGGACCCGGAGCAGGACATCCTGATTGGCCTGCTACGTCTGCGCCGCTGCTCTCCACAATCGTTTCGCCCAGAGCTGAAAGGAGGAGTGTCCATCGTCCGAGAGTTGCATGTGTACGGCAGCGTGGTTCCTGTGAGCAGCCGAGACCCCAGCAAGTTCCAGCATCAG GGTTTTGGGATGATGCTGATGGAGGAGGCTGAGAGAATTGCCAGAGATGAACACGGCTCTGGAAAACTGACTGTTATCTCGG GTGTAGGAACAAGGAACTACTACAGAAAGATGGGTTATGAGTTGCAGGGACCATATATGGTGAAGGATCTCTATGGTCCAGGAATGGACTGA